One Coleofasciculus chthonoplastes PCC 7420 DNA window includes the following coding sequences:
- a CDS encoding DUF6812 domain-containing protein has translation MRVQILTLNNVQILGDMAVSALPNSYRSRLSDMLNNSRNFIVLTDVEIHQPGQPLTQMSSLCINKPAIAFLCEAEMSPTSSHTGKTDSVSAGAA, from the coding sequence ATGAGAGTCCAAATTTTGACCCTAAATAACGTTCAAATCTTGGGTGATATGGCAGTTTCTGCCCTTCCTAACAGCTATCGTTCTAGACTCTCCGATATGCTCAATAATTCTCGAAATTTCATTGTGTTGACGGATGTAGAAATCCACCAACCGGGACAGCCGCTCACGCAAATGTCCTCTCTGTGCATCAACAAGCCTGCGATCGCTTTTTTATGTGAGGCAGAGATGTCACCCACTTCATCTCATACTGGGAAAACTGATTCTGTCTCAGCAGGTGCAGCCTGA
- a CDS encoding TPM domain-containing protein — MKTITTKIKQAIWAVPFCLTVLSPLSAHALTVEEVPNPQQRNGTWVTDMADILSQDTERQLNQMISELEIENGTEIAVVTVPETSPAASPKAFTTELFNHWGIGKADEDNGVLFLISIGDRRVEIETGYGIEPILPDAQVGQIIETKITPPFKQGDFDTGTLAGTKALVVQLGDDVNTTDTIQTNRKTTNSTTAVSSSQLSSEETFSRGTLQSLLLFIGVPVGIIVLLAANRKSNRSSKRRSSSGGVSVGSSSCGSCSGGSSSGGGSSGGGGAGGGF, encoded by the coding sequence ATGAAAACGATAACCACTAAAATCAAACAGGCAATTTGGGCAGTTCCCTTCTGTCTCACTGTCCTCTCACCGCTTTCCGCCCACGCCTTAACCGTTGAAGAGGTTCCTAATCCGCAACAAAGGAATGGCACTTGGGTAACAGATATGGCAGATATTCTCAGTCAGGATACGGAACGCCAACTCAATCAAATGATTTCCGAGTTGGAAATTGAAAATGGCACAGAAATTGCAGTGGTGACTGTACCTGAAACCTCTCCCGCCGCCTCACCCAAAGCGTTTACCACCGAGTTGTTCAATCACTGGGGGATTGGCAAAGCGGATGAAGACAACGGTGTACTGTTTTTGATTTCCATAGGCGATCGCCGCGTCGAGATTGAAACCGGATATGGTATCGAACCAATTTTACCTGATGCCCAGGTAGGTCAGATTATCGAAACTAAAATTACTCCACCCTTTAAGCAAGGTGACTTTGATACGGGTACATTAGCCGGAACCAAAGCATTAGTTGTTCAATTAGGCGATGACGTCAATACAACCGATACTATCCAAACGAATAGAAAAACGACCAACAGTACGACGGCTGTATCTTCATCTCAATTATCTAGTGAAGAAACCTTTTCTAGAGGGACGTTGCAATCATTACTTCTATTTATAGGAGTACCTGTGGGCATCATTGTCCTACTCGCTGCTAATCGCAAGAGTAACCGTTCTTCCAAGCGTCGTTCTTCTAGTGGCGGTGTCAGTGTTGGTTCCAGTAGTTGCGGTAGTTGCAGTGGCGGTTCTAGTAGTGGCGGTGGTTCCAGTGGTGGTGGCGGTGCTGGCGGTGGTTTCTAA
- a CDS encoding TPM domain-containing protein, whose protein sequence is MKVSKLQRLVVASLFCLAIWLFPYLSYALNIQDVPNPQQVNGTWVTDMANILSDSTETQLNQMISELEAQNGTEIAVVTVPETAPSVSPKAFTTDLFNYWGIGKADEDNGVLFLVSVGDRRVEVETGYGIEPILPDAKVGHIIEDKITPRFKQGDFDGGVLAGTKALVNALQGKNTHSFSANPTDISLAEISLSATHRGRIALMGVVGILLSWIGYRQFKKISNPIYLTPTGRSRVQQGYTPERKAYIFAYLVTFSATFALVLFSVAITPLANIGVFIGIIVTSLAIGCKLLKLAINKLHSRYKTTNRSTIIIFIIFAIVTGFWSVILGILILIPFIPLFFVFFVQSIIGYLMGYLFGQVGVIISSALFSGAIIAIPLSHRFMERYYSDPSLRCNSCHLFLRKVKSSLVASQLTKPEKVAQELGSVRFEGWHCRHCSQKMLLRLIHIRAYVLDSQSYQRCPHCQELTVTRREAMMPYSLSQRFIIDECKCCDYSQEKAVIIRSSRSSSGSSSSSRSSSSSYSGSYGSYSGSTGSSGSSGSSGSSGSFGGGSSGGGGAGGSW, encoded by the coding sequence ATGAAAGTTTCCAAACTTCAACGCCTAGTTGTGGCAAGTCTATTTTGTCTAGCAATTTGGCTATTTCCTTATCTGAGTTATGCGTTAAATATACAAGATGTCCCCAATCCGCAACAGGTCAATGGCACTTGGGTAACGGATATGGCAAATATCCTCAGTGATTCGACAGAAACTCAACTTAATCAAATGATTTCTGAGTTAGAAGCCCAAAATGGGACAGAAATCGCTGTAGTTACTGTGCCAGAAACAGCACCATCTGTTTCGCCCAAAGCGTTTACAACAGATTTGTTTAATTATTGGGGAATTGGCAAAGCAGATGAAGATAATGGTGTACTATTTTTGGTTTCAGTCGGTGATCGTCGTGTTGAAGTTGAAACGGGTTATGGAATTGAGCCAATTTTACCAGATGCAAAGGTTGGACACATTATTGAAGATAAGATTACACCCCGATTCAAACAAGGTGACTTTGATGGTGGTGTATTAGCGGGTACGAAAGCACTGGTAAATGCTTTGCAGGGTAAAAACACTCATTCTTTTTCAGCCAATCCTACTGATATATCCCTAGCTGAGATATCCCTAAGTGCTACTCATCGTGGCAGGATTGCGTTAATGGGTGTGGTCGGTATACTATTGTCCTGGATAGGATATCGTCAGTTCAAGAAAATCAGTAATCCAATTTATCTTACACCGACAGGGCGATCGCGAGTACAACAAGGATATACACCTGAACGTAAAGCTTATATTTTCGCTTATCTGGTCACGTTTTCTGCTACTTTTGCTCTGGTCCTATTTTCTGTCGCGATTACCCCTCTAGCAAATATTGGAGTCTTCATTGGAATAATTGTCACCTCTTTAGCTATTGGATGTAAGCTATTAAAACTGGCAATTAATAAGCTTCATTCGCGCTACAAGACTACTAATCGATCAACAATCATTATCTTCATTATATTCGCAATAGTAACAGGTTTCTGGTCGGTTATTCTAGGGATTCTGATTTTAATTCCTTTTATTCCTCTTTTCTTCGTATTTTTTGTCCAGAGTATTATAGGTTATTTAATGGGATACTTATTTGGACAAGTGGGGGTTATTATCAGTTCAGCATTATTTTCAGGAGCAATTATTGCTATTCCTCTTTCTCACCGATTCATGGAACGATACTATTCTGATCCGTCTTTGCGGTGTAACTCTTGTCATTTGTTCCTGAGAAAAGTCAAGTCAAGTTTAGTTGCATCTCAGCTCACCAAACCGGAGAAAGTTGCTCAAGAGTTGGGTAGTGTTAGATTTGAAGGTTGGCACTGTCGTCACTGTAGCCAAAAAATGCTTTTACGGTTAATTCATATCCGGGCTTATGTTTTAGATTCTCAATCTTATCAAAGATGTCCTCACTGTCAAGAATTAACCGTAACTCGTAGAGAAGCAATGATGCCATATAGCTTAAGTCAACGTTTCATTATTGACGAGTGCAAATGTTGTGATTATTCCCAAGAAAAGGCAGTAATAATCCGTTCAAGTCGTAGTTCTAGTGGCAGTTCAAGTAGTAGCCGTTCTTCCAGTAGTAGCTACAGTGGCAGTTATGGTAGTTACAGTGGCAGCACAGGTTCCAGTGGGAGTAGCGGTAGCAGCGGTTCTAGTGGTAGCTTCGGTGGTGGTTCCAGTGGTGGTGGTGGTGCTGGAGGGAGTTGGTAA
- a CDS encoding LemA family protein, with protein MNNLDKRIPESMTSEVLELASRNYANHSQAYSASELIQAGTEAQIPGEFIQQAIQEVRSRQNRRHKQRKILAIVGASFLAISGIWSIGTYNSFSRRASQVEAKWAQVENQLQRRADLIPNLVRVTQAYTKHEKEMVSLLQQSRQAYLQADTPEKKAVAVEQVNDAINRFQDYAANNSQLQSSQLFTNLQYEIAGTENRIAVERMRYNQAVQRYNQTIQQFPNSVLAQGLGFEAQSFFQTATTEP; from the coding sequence ATGAATAATTTAGATAAGAGAATTCCTGAGTCAATGACGTCAGAGGTTTTAGAATTAGCCTCTCGCAATTATGCGAATCATAGCCAAGCTTACTCCGCCTCCGAACTCATACAAGCGGGTACAGAAGCCCAGATTCCAGGGGAGTTTATTCAACAGGCAATTCAAGAGGTGCGATCGCGGCAAAATCGGCGACATAAGCAGCGGAAAATCTTGGCAATAGTTGGTGCTAGTTTTTTGGCTATTAGTGGAATTTGGAGTATTGGCACATATAACTCATTTTCTCGCCGTGCTTCCCAGGTTGAGGCTAAATGGGCGCAAGTGGAAAATCAACTTCAACGGCGGGCTGATTTGATTCCCAATTTAGTGCGAGTCACCCAAGCTTATACCAAACACGAAAAAGAAATGGTGTCTCTGTTGCAGCAATCTCGTCAGGCTTATTTACAGGCGGATACGCCAGAGAAAAAAGCGGTTGCTGTCGAACAAGTGAATGACGCGATTAACCGTTTCCAAGACTATGCCGCTAATAATTCTCAGTTACAATCGAGTCAATTATTTACGAACCTTCAGTATGAAATAGCCGGAACCGAAAATCGCATTGCTGTAGAACGGATGCGTTATAATCAGGCGGTACAACGGTACAATCAAACGATTCAGCAATTTCCTAACTCAGTTTTGGCACAGGGGTTAGGGTTTGAGGCGCAATCCTTTTTCCAGACGGCAACCACTGAACCTTAA
- a CDS encoding M42 family metallopeptidase produces MPSSNYDHLFNTIEELVLHHSPSGAEREIDQLLISRLQGLGVESWQDRAGNIIAKISGQTSERSIAITAHKDEIGGIVKSMDEQGQVQVRKLGGSFPWVYGEGVVDLLGDNQTLSGILSFGSRHVSHESPQKAQQETAPLRWEEAWVETKCTLAELVAAGVRPGTRMVVGKHRKRPIRLKDYIASYTLDNKASVAILLSLAEQVKTPVVDTYLVASAKEEVGAIGALYFSQNHSLDALIALEICPLSSEYPIEDGEAPVLLSQDGYGIYDEGLNWELRQAANGIGVPLQLATISGFGSDASIAMKLGHVARAACLSFPTQNTHGYEVAHLGAIANCISLLDTYCQTQFT; encoded by the coding sequence ATGCCATCCTCAAATTACGACCACTTATTTAATACTATTGAAGAGTTAGTGCTGCATCATTCTCCTAGTGGTGCAGAACGAGAAATTGATCAACTTCTGATCAGTCGATTGCAAGGCTTAGGTGTCGAATCGTGGCAGGATCGAGCCGGGAATATTATTGCTAAGATATCGGGTCAAACCTCTGAGCGATCCATTGCGATTACTGCTCATAAAGATGAAATCGGCGGTATTGTTAAATCGATGGACGAACAGGGACAAGTGCAAGTCCGCAAACTCGGCGGCTCATTTCCCTGGGTTTATGGGGAAGGCGTTGTCGATTTATTAGGGGATAATCAAACCTTGAGTGGGATTCTTTCCTTTGGATCACGTCATGTTTCCCATGAATCTCCCCAAAAAGCGCAACAGGAAACCGCCCCCCTGCGTTGGGAAGAGGCTTGGGTGGAAACGAAATGTACTCTGGCTGAACTTGTCGCCGCTGGGGTGCGCCCTGGAACGCGCATGGTTGTGGGTAAACACCGTAAGCGACCCATACGCCTCAAGGATTACATTGCCAGTTATACCTTGGATAACAAAGCCTCTGTTGCCATTCTGTTGAGTCTTGCTGAACAGGTGAAAACTCCGGTTGTGGATACCTATTTAGTGGCGTCGGCGAAGGAAGAAGTTGGCGCAATTGGCGCGTTGTATTTTAGCCAAAATCACTCGCTTGATGCTTTAATCGCCCTAGAAATCTGCCCTCTCTCCTCAGAATACCCAATTGAAGATGGGGAAGCACCTGTGCTGTTGTCTCAGGATGGCTACGGGATTTACGATGAGGGACTCAACTGGGAACTGCGACAGGCGGCGAATGGGATTGGTGTTCCTTTACAGCTTGCCACGATTAGTGGGTTTGGCAGCGATGCGTCTATTGCCATGAAGCTTGGTCATGTTGCCCGCGCCGCCTGCTTGAGTTTCCCGACACAAAACACCCATGGCTATGAGGTGGCTCATTTGGGTGCGATCGCCAACTGCATTTCTTTGCTTGACACGTACTGCCAGACTCAGTTCACCTGA
- a CDS encoding DUF6464 family protein has product MEPDSLPAELILTQSRQSLGNIRLDWTPQPGNYLDYNGQTYAVLERRHRYLLKSGRYRLHKIALYVQSAPRPTEKSLVDGRWVLGDASCEYNANSELVRCAVNPEGPCQSCRYYEPIQSNLTDSEIPYRKSRQS; this is encoded by the coding sequence ATGGAGCCAGATTCTCTTCCCGCAGAGCTAATCCTGACGCAATCGCGTCAGAGTCTGGGTAATATCCGATTAGATTGGACTCCCCAACCGGGTAATTATCTTGACTATAACGGTCAAACCTACGCTGTTTTAGAGCGTCGCCATCGCTATCTTCTAAAATCTGGGCGTTATCGTTTACATAAAATTGCCCTATACGTCCAATCGGCTCCGCGCCCGACGGAGAAAAGTTTGGTTGATGGGCGCTGGGTGCTGGGCGATGCGAGTTGTGAATATAATGCGAATTCTGAACTTGTGCGTTGTGCGGTTAATCCAGAGGGTCCTTGTCAGTCTTGCCGTTACTACGAACCTATCCAATCCAACCTGACTGACTCTGAAATTCCCTATCGAAAAAGTCGCCAAAGCTAG
- a CDS encoding glycosyltransferase family 4 protein — protein MRIALFTETFLPKVDGIVTRLRHTVDHLQRNGDQVLVICPDGGLTEHKGAKIYGVSAFPLPLYPELKLALPRPAIGIALAKFKPDVIHVVNPAVLGLGGLYYAKAMQIPLIASYHTHLPQYLQHYGLGMLEPVMWELIKANHNQAQLNLCTSTAMVEELRGRGIQHLDLWQRGVDTETFRPSLASEDMRSHLSQGHPESPLLLYVGRLSAEKEIDRIKPVLESIPGARLALVGDGPHRSALEKHFAGTPTHFVGYLTGEALGSAFASADAFIFPSRTETLGLVLLEAMAAGCPVVAARSGGIPDIVTDGVNGYLFDPKDEQGAIAATQRLFQEQTERETLRENARAEAERWSWSAATRQLQQYYQGVVLSRSLLPAA, from the coding sequence ATGCGAATTGCCTTATTCACTGAAACCTTTTTGCCTAAAGTTGATGGGATTGTCACGCGACTGCGGCACACGGTTGATCATTTACAACGCAATGGTGACCAGGTTCTGGTAATCTGTCCAGATGGTGGACTCACAGAACACAAAGGTGCCAAAATTTATGGCGTTTCGGCTTTTCCATTACCTTTATATCCCGAACTGAAACTGGCATTACCTCGACCCGCGATTGGCATAGCGTTAGCCAAATTTAAGCCGGATGTAATTCATGTGGTGAATCCGGCGGTATTAGGGTTAGGGGGACTCTATTATGCTAAAGCAATGCAAATTCCTTTAATCGCATCCTATCATACTCATTTACCCCAGTATCTTCAGCATTATGGGTTAGGGATGTTAGAACCGGTGATGTGGGAATTAATTAAGGCAAATCACAACCAAGCCCAGCTTAATTTATGTACCTCGACGGCGATGGTGGAGGAATTGAGAGGGCGAGGGATTCAACACTTAGATTTGTGGCAACGGGGGGTAGATACAGAGACATTTCGTCCCAGTTTGGCGTCTGAGGACATGCGATCGCACTTGTCTCAAGGACACCCGGAAAGCCCGTTGCTGCTTTATGTGGGGCGGTTGTCGGCGGAAAAGGAAATTGACCGGATTAAACCCGTTCTCGAATCGATTCCCGGTGCGCGTTTGGCGTTAGTGGGCGATGGACCCCATCGCAGCGCCCTAGAAAAACATTTTGCCGGAACCCCCACCCATTTTGTCGGGTATCTGACAGGTGAAGCCTTAGGTTCTGCCTTTGCGTCGGCGGATGCGTTTATTTTCCCCTCCCGTACCGAAACCTTGGGATTAGTTTTACTCGAAGCGATGGCGGCGGGGTGTCCCGTTGTCGCGGCGCGTTCCGGGGGAATTCCCGATATCGTCACCGATGGGGTGAACGGCTACCTGTTTGATCCAAAAGATGAACAAGGCGCGATCGCCGCGACTCAACGTCTGTTCCAGGAACAAACCGAACGGGAAACCTTACGAGAAAACGCCAGGGCGGAAGCGGAACGCTGGAGTTGGTCAGCCGCAACCCGTCAGTTACAACAGTATTATCAGGGCGTGGTGTTGTCGCGATCGCTCTTACCTGCGGCTTGA
- a CDS encoding UDP-sulfoquinovose synthase: MKVLVIGGDGYCGWATALHLSKKGYDVGIMDNLVRRHWDMKLGVETLTPIAPIQHRIQRWQDLTGKSIDLFVGDITDYDFLIKSLHQFEPEAIVHFGEQRSAPFSMIDREHAVLTQVNNVVGTLNILYAMRQDFPDCHLVKLGTMGEYGTPNIDIEEGYITIEHNGRKDTLPYPKQPGSFYHLSKVHDSHNIHFACKIWGLRATDLNQGVVYGVLTEETGMDEMLINRLDYDGVFGTALNRFCIQAAVGHPLTVYGKGGQTRGFLDIRDTVRCVELAIANPADPGQFRVFNQFTEMFSVGDLAVMVKNAGTHLDIDVDIKHLDNPRVELEQHYFYAKNTCLLSLGLQPHYLSDSLIDSLLNFASKYKHRVDEKQILPKVSWRR, encoded by the coding sequence ATGAAAGTCTTGGTTATTGGTGGCGATGGTTATTGTGGGTGGGCAACTGCCCTGCATCTATCCAAAAAAGGATACGACGTCGGGATTATGGATAACCTGGTGCGTCGTCACTGGGATATGAAACTGGGTGTAGAAACCCTGACGCCAATTGCACCGATTCAACACCGTATCCAACGTTGGCAGGATCTGACGGGTAAATCCATTGACTTGTTCGTGGGTGATATCACCGACTACGATTTCCTGATTAAATCCCTGCATCAGTTTGAACCGGAGGCAATTGTTCACTTTGGCGAACAACGGTCTGCCCCATTCTCGATGATTGACCGCGAACATGCGGTACTGACTCAGGTGAATAATGTCGTAGGGACATTAAATATTCTCTACGCCATGCGACAAGACTTCCCCGATTGCCATTTGGTCAAACTGGGGACGATGGGTGAATACGGCACGCCGAACATCGATATCGAAGAAGGCTACATCACCATCGAGCATAATGGGCGCAAAGATACCTTACCCTATCCCAAACAGCCTGGTAGCTTCTACCACCTGAGCAAAGTCCACGATAGCCATAATATCCACTTTGCTTGCAAGATTTGGGGACTCCGGGCAACAGATCTGAATCAGGGTGTCGTCTATGGAGTCTTAACCGAAGAAACCGGAATGGATGAGATGCTGATTAACCGCCTCGACTACGATGGCGTTTTCGGTACAGCCTTAAACCGTTTCTGTATCCAGGCGGCGGTGGGTCATCCCTTAACGGTCTATGGTAAAGGGGGACAAACCCGGGGCTTCTTAGATATTCGGGATACCGTGCGTTGTGTCGAACTCGCGATCGCGAATCCGGCTGATCCCGGTCAATTCCGCGTATTTAACCAGTTCACGGAAATGTTCAGCGTGGGTGACTTAGCCGTGATGGTGAAAAATGCTGGAACCCATTTGGATATCGATGTGGACATTAAGCACCTCGATAACCCACGAGTTGAGTTAGAACAGCATTATTTCTACGCCAAAAATACTTGCTTGTTAAGTTTAGGACTCCAACCCCATTACCTCTCTGATTCCCTGATCGATTCCTTACTTAACTTTGCCAGCAAGTACAAGCACCGTGTAGATGAAAAGCAAATCTTACCCAAGGTGTCTTGGCGGCGCTAA
- a CDS encoding GNAT family N-acetyltransferase, whose product MHTSQPSLPANCTLRRASSGDRGAIFRLVLGAKLDPTQLRWQQFWVIECEGQVVACGQLRQFADAQELGSLVVAPEWRDRGLGTLLTQHLIHQASHPLYLECLGTRLAQFYRRFGFVPVSWQELPRSLKFKFGLSHFAKIILRIPVEIMTLSSQ is encoded by the coding sequence ATGCATACAAGTCAGCCGTCTCTACCCGCCAACTGTACCCTCCGACGCGCCTCTTCTGGGGATCGGGGCGCGATTTTCCGATTGGTACTGGGGGCAAAACTTGATCCAACTCAGTTACGATGGCAGCAATTCTGGGTGATTGAATGCGAAGGACAGGTGGTAGCATGTGGACAGTTACGCCAGTTTGCTGACGCCCAGGAGTTAGGGAGTTTGGTTGTCGCCCCAGAGTGGCGCGATCGCGGTTTGGGAACGTTGCTGACGCAGCATCTGATTCACCAAGCCAGCCACCCCCTCTATCTGGAATGTTTAGGGACGCGCCTAGCCCAATTCTACAGGCGCTTTGGCTTTGTGCCAGTTTCCTGGCAAGAATTGCCGCGATCGCTTAAATTTAAGTTCGGCTTATCTCACTTTGCTAAGATTATCTTGCGAATTCCCGTAGAAATTATGACTTTATCCTCTCAATGA
- a CDS encoding SDR family oxidoreductase codes for MKRLLITGVSGFLGWHICQLSKREWNVYGTCLSKSANSPDINILKVDLTHFQEVKQIFQTIKPDAVIHTAAQSSPNFCQMHPQETEAINVTASGNIAGLCADHNIPCVFTSTDLVFNGLNPPCRETDPVSPISYYGEQKVRAETLMLTRYPQTAICRMPLMFGQATPTATSFIQPFIETLQAGNELKLFIDEFRTPVSGTTAAKGLLLALDNVQGYLHLGGKERISRYEFGCLLVDVLRLPKAGLKSCRQA; via the coding sequence ATGAAAAGGTTATTGATTACAGGTGTTAGTGGATTTTTGGGTTGGCATATTTGCCAGTTGTCAAAACGAGAATGGAATGTCTATGGAACTTGCCTTTCTAAATCTGCCAATAGTCCAGACATAAACATACTAAAAGTTGATTTAACCCATTTTCAGGAAGTTAAGCAGATTTTCCAAACTATTAAACCCGACGCGGTTATTCATACAGCTGCTCAATCTAGCCCCAATTTTTGCCAAATGCACCCCCAGGAAACGGAAGCAATAAATGTTACAGCATCTGGAAATATCGCGGGACTGTGTGCAGATCATAATATTCCTTGTGTATTTACATCCACTGATCTGGTATTCAATGGTTTAAACCCACCCTGTCGGGAAACTGATCCGGTTTCGCCAATTAGTTATTATGGAGAGCAAAAAGTTAGGGCTGAGACTCTGATGTTAACTCGCTATCCTCAGACAGCAATTTGCCGAATGCCGTTAATGTTTGGTCAGGCGACACCAACGGCGACTAGCTTTATTCAGCCATTTATTGAAACGTTACAAGCAGGAAACGAGTTAAAGCTATTTATTGATGAATTTCGCACACCTGTGAGTGGAACCACCGCAGCTAAAGGGTTATTGTTAGCCCTCGATAACGTTCAAGGCTACCTGCATCTGGGGGGGAAAGAGCGAATATCACGTTACGAATTTGGGTGTCTGCTGGTTGATGTGTTACGATTACCCAAAGCTGGATTAAAATCTTGTCGCCAAGCT
- a CDS encoding TIGR02450 family Trp-rich protein translates to MAKQKFPYLVGSKWTATQQTWGWRHFQVVNRKNQGQWVFAEMVASCDSTVRFWLNAKQLKDRSLWKPGWQSLQEMKEIEEDEL, encoded by the coding sequence ATGGCAAAACAAAAATTCCCTTATCTGGTTGGTTCCAAATGGACAGCGACACAACAAACCTGGGGTTGGCGACATTTTCAAGTAGTTAACCGCAAAAATCAGGGTCAATGGGTTTTTGCCGAAATGGTGGCATCCTGTGACTCGACTGTTCGCTTTTGGTTGAATGCTAAACAGCTTAAAGACCGTTCTTTGTGGAAACCAGGTTGGCAATCTTTACAAGAAATGAAGGAAATAGAAGAGGATGAATTATAA
- a CDS encoding rhomboid family intramembrane serine protease gives MNNRETRKLVRQETQALAREVKTQATILGGLVAVMWGLELIDLIIFQGVLDSYGILPRTIIGLRGILFAPFLHGGLPHLIANTVPFLTLGWFVMLQKTSDFFIVTAITMVVSGLGVWLIGSPGVHIGASGLVFGYLGFLLLRGYFQRNIPSILLSLIVGFLYGGAIWGVLPTVPGVSWEGHLFGFIGGIVAARLLSQPKG, from the coding sequence ATGAATAACCGGGAAACCCGAAAACTTGTCCGTCAGGAAACCCAAGCCCTTGCCCGTGAAGTCAAAACCCAGGCTACCATTTTAGGCGGACTCGTCGCGGTGATGTGGGGTTTAGAACTCATTGATTTAATTATCTTCCAAGGTGTACTCGACAGCTATGGTATTTTACCCCGGACAATTATTGGGTTAAGGGGTATCCTATTTGCCCCATTTCTCCATGGTGGTTTACCTCACCTAATTGCTAATACGGTTCCCTTTCTCACCCTCGGCTGGTTCGTCATGTTACAAAAAACCAGCGACTTTTTTATTGTCACTGCCATCACCATGGTTGTCAGTGGTTTAGGGGTATGGCTGATTGGTTCTCCCGGTGTTCACATTGGCGCTAGCGGTCTAGTTTTTGGCTATCTGGGTTTTCTACTATTGCGTGGTTATTTTCAACGCAATATTCCCTCTATTTTGCTTTCCCTTATCGTGGGATTTCTCTATGGAGGCGCAATTTGGGGTGTTTTACCAACGGTTCCTGGTGTATCCTGGGAAGGGCATTTATTTGGCTTTATTGGTGGAATTGTGGCTGCACGCTTGTTATCTCAGCCTAAGGGATGA